A region of Epinephelus fuscoguttatus linkage group LG1, E.fuscoguttatus.final_Chr_v1 DNA encodes the following proteins:
- the cass4 gene encoding cas scaffolding protein family member 4 — protein MNKLAKALYDNTAECADELAFRKGDIVMVINQNVAGTSGWWMCSLYGRHGLAPANRLQLLPQTGTTVGSLSHDTEKPKLTNSVTDDSAQNIYQIPSVPRPSSSPAYERMDMIYKVPHTPLSASKIPVPPAQRHSTEGPEGNKPSFSTVSSPKKEVYDVPIQARRGSLYTASTTPRQVPRKNSLIPISELEKRFDSPDGLRCSSPGDTYVYAVPPPLPQDPNYDIPVPSTLEAQQKVAGGYSTLPHPRKPEWIYDVPVGPEKQSPSKGSYDTMPSKAICRELYDTLPARAWPVQKGSPCPSLYDIPKPSSLETPSPPKVLPRVPLYDKPPTQRHTEELVYAVPPKEEPLSQVLSGPSSDHIPLECRGDSSKAHELKRVRLQRMRNFLACTSFQDLPGSGEPLVHDDEERGKTLRLSAADSQRISTASSSSTSSCDSLALSSSSPEPLREVTLSQDEACRKLLDLQESVCKAVPRLMEFVSSHWRSKEHLEKHLKEIKEAADGIACSLTCFLNFALDVKGNARRLTDANLQTRLYKQLSIIEDSGVILQQTVSALNMAGWPLSTLSQDPGQAQTPDQLERFVMVARTVPEDIKRLVSIINANGKLLFKAHLKGLTETKRGLDVSEQGEDLVEDDNDYVELQTKNDFERQQMEVQKEPKENVTSVSKKAHVDNKRHSSESSSGTEEHLPPSLSEHCRLYFGALQKAIGGFVGSLQAGQPPERFISQSKLVIMVGQRLVDTLCKEAHSGGSTQSLLSMSNHLCALLKQLAVATKKAALHFPDRQALQEAEEFAVELAQRAQHFRKSLDL, from the exons aacaaaCTTGCGAAGGCTCTGTATGACAACACTGCGGAGTGTGCAGATGAGCTGGCTTTCAGAAAAGGGGACATCGTCATGGTGATTAATCAGAATGTGGCCGGCACCAGCGGATGGTGGATGTGTTCTCTTTATGGGCGGCATGGTCTGGCCCCTGCAAACAGACTGCAACTTCTACCACAAACTGGAACCACTGTGGGCTCATTAAGCCATGACACAGAAAAACCCAAATTAACTAATTCTGTAACCGATGACAGTGCACAAAATATCTACCAGATCCCGAGTGTGCCCCGACCCTCCAGCAGCCCGGCTTATGAACGCATGGACATGATTTACAAGGTCCCGCATACTCCTTTATCAGCTTCAAAAATTCCAGTCCCGCCAGCACAAAGGCACAGCACAGAAGGACCCGAGGGAAACAAG CCTTCATTCAGCACGGTGTCCAGTCCAAAAAAGGAAGTTTACGATGTCCCGATCCAAGCAAGACGAGGTTCTCTTTACACT GCATCAACGACTCCAAGACAAGTGCCACGAAAAAACTCGCTGATTCCAATTTCCGAGCTGGAAAAAAGATTTGACTCTCCGGACGGTTTAAGGTGTAGCAGTCCAGGAGACACTTAC GTGTATGCAGTTCCACCACCTTTGCCTCAGGACCCAAACTATGACATCCCTGTTCCCTCGACCTTAGAAGCCCAACAGAAAGTGGCGGGTGGATACAGCACTCTCCCTCACCCCCGCAAGCCTGAGTGGATTTATGATGTGCCAGTGGGTCCTGAGAAACAAAGTCCATCCAAAGGCTCCTATGATACCATGCCCTCAAAAGCCATTTGCAGAGAACTCTATGACACTCTTCCAGCACGTGCTTGGCCCGTTCAAAAAGGCAGTCCATGTCCCTCGCTTTATGATATACCAAAGCCTAGTTCTCTTGAAACGCCGAGTCCACCCAAAGTGCTGCCAAGGGTCCCACTTTATGACAAGCCCCCAACTCAGAGGCACACAGAGGAGTTGGTATATGCGGTTCCTCCCAAGGAGGAACCCCTCTCTCAAGTTCTCAGTGGTCCCTCCAGTGATCATATACCCCTAGAGTGCAGAGGCGACTCGAGCAAAGCTCATGAACTCAAAAGAGTGCGTCTGCAGCGAATGAGGAACTTCCTGGCCTGTACGTCTTTCCAGGACCTTCCTGGAAGCGGGGAGCCACTGGTGCATGATGACGAGGAACGAGGTAAAACTCTGCGCTTGTCTGCAGCAGACAGTCAAAGAATCAGCACGGCCTCCagctcttccacaagctcctgTGACTCTCTGGCTCTGAGCTCATCCTCTCCTGAGCCTTTGCGAGAAGTGACACTCAGCCAGGATGAGGCTTGCCGCAAACTTCTGGACCTGCAGGAGTCTGTTTGCAAGGCCGTGCCCCGTCTCATGGAGTTTGTCAGCAGTCACTGGAGGAGCAAAGAACATCTAGAGAAACACCTGAAGGAGATCAAAGAAGCAGCTGACGGGATTGCATGTTCTCTGACGTGCTTCCTAAACTTTGCCCTGGACGTTAAGGGCAATGCCCGCCGTTTGACTGATGCCAACCTTCAGACGAGGCTCTATAAACAGCTGTCCATCATAGAAGACTCAGGTGTAATCCTACAACAAACAGTAAGCGCTCTGAACATGGCTGGCTGGCCCCTCAGCACACTCTCTCAGGACCCTGGGCAGGCCCAGACACCTGACCAACTTGAGCGCTTTGTTATGGTGGCACGAACTGTTCCAGAGGACATCAAGCGCCTGGTGTCCATCATCAATGCCAATGGCAAGCTTCTGTTCAAAGCCCATCTGAAAGGTCttacagagacaaagagaggtcTTGATGTTAGTGAGCAAGGAGAGGACTTAGTGGAGGATGACAACGACTATGTAGAGCTACAG ACTAAGAACGATTTTGAAAGGCAGCAGATGGAAGTGCAAAAGGagccaaaagaaaatgtcacatCAGTCTCTAAGAAGGCACAT GTGGATAACAAGCGTCACTCCTCTGAGTCCAGCAGTGGCACAGAAGAACATCTCCCACCCTCCCTGTCAGAGCACTGCCGGCTTTACTTTGGCGCCCTCCAGAAGGCCATTGGGGGATTTGTGGGCAGCCTCCAGGCTGGCCAGCCACCAGAGAGATTCATCTCACAAAGCAAGCTGGTGATCATGGTGGGCCAGAGACTGGTGGACACCCTGTGCAAGGAGGCCCACTCTGGAGGGTCCACCCAAAGCCTTCTGTCTATGAGCAACCACCTGTGTGCTCTCCTGAAGCAGCTGGCTGTGGCCACCAAGAAGGCAGCGCTGCACTTCCCAGATAGGCAAGCTCTGCAAGAGGCTGAGGAGTTTGCAGTGGAACTGGCCCAAAGAGCACAGCACTTTCGGAAATCACTTGACCTCTGA